A window of Agrobacterium tumefaciens contains these coding sequences:
- a CDS encoding TetR/AcrR family transcriptional regulator → MPRHKLVSDEEVLDALLPLMLQTGPDGLTFAAAAKASGLSAATLVQRYGNREDLVESVLMRAWDNLLTQTRTADEEEPLTPLGAISLLMRLIPGDAAEQNACDGLLLLREDIRNPKLRAKGALWGEILAQSLGRRVSKDEQSAASLGWQMAAVWQGAHTWWAFTRGEDADSAIRRALQDWVDMVERAGR, encoded by the coding sequence ATGCCAAGACACAAGCTTGTTTCCGATGAAGAGGTACTTGACGCCCTGCTGCCGCTGATGTTGCAGACAGGGCCTGACGGCCTGACCTTTGCTGCCGCGGCCAAAGCCAGTGGCCTCTCTGCCGCTACGCTGGTACAGCGCTACGGCAACCGCGAAGACCTCGTGGAGTCTGTGCTGATGCGCGCGTGGGACAACCTGCTGACGCAGACGCGGACAGCGGACGAGGAGGAGCCGTTGACCCCACTGGGCGCGATATCCCTGCTGATGCGACTTATTCCGGGCGACGCTGCAGAACAGAACGCCTGTGACGGGCTCCTGCTGCTTAGAGAAGATATCCGCAATCCCAAACTCAGGGCGAAAGGTGCCCTCTGGGGCGAGATTCTCGCACAATCGCTGGGGCGCCGGGTCTCGAAAGATGAACAATCCGCAGCCAGTCTCGGCTGGCAGATGGCCGCCGTCTGGCAGGGCGCGCACACGTGGTGGGCGTTCACCCGCGGTGAAGATGCGGATTCGGCAATTCGAAGAGCGCTTCAGGATTGGGTAGACATGGTGGAACGGGCTGGGCGGTGA
- a CDS encoding dihydrofolate reductase family protein → MAIIRGYIAASLDGLIVAGDGSLDWLYKYDDTDLGEHDYRLFLKGIRTVVMGRATYDFIAGEQSPWAYDVHRVIVVTSRPIEQPKGALEVRADLDSLIEELRALDDGDVWMLGGGRLQMAFMERGALDEIEIYVIPEMLGSGQPLFPLTGYRASPTLISATAIDKGCVRLHYRFS, encoded by the coding sequence ATGGCGATCATTCGCGGATATATAGCTGCCAGTCTGGACGGCTTGATCGTAGCGGGAGACGGGTCTCTCGACTGGCTCTACAAGTATGACGACACGGACCTCGGCGAGCATGATTATCGCCTGTTCCTGAAGGGGATAAGGACTGTGGTCATGGGGCGGGCGACCTATGATTTCATTGCCGGGGAGCAGAGCCCCTGGGCCTATGACGTCCACCGTGTCATCGTCGTCACGTCGCGGCCGATCGAGCAGCCGAAAGGCGCGCTGGAAGTGCGCGCCGACCTGGATTCGCTGATCGAGGAACTGCGTGCTCTCGATGACGGCGATGTCTGGATGCTCGGCGGGGGGCGGCTGCAGATGGCCTTCATGGAGCGCGGCGCGCTGGATGAGATCGAAATATATGTGATCCCGGAAATGCTCGGCTCCGGCCAGCCGCTCTTTCCTCTGACCGGTTATCGGGCAAGCCCGACGCTGATAAGTGCAACGGCAATCGACAAGGGCTGTGTGAGATTGCATTACCGCTTTTCATGA
- a CDS encoding linear amide C-N hydrolase produces MRPKTLPLFSAFTAAMFSIATLTTSVAEACTRFVYLGENNQVMTARSMDWKTDVGTNIWAFPRGMERSGEAGPNSIKWTSKYGSVIASGYDISTTDGMNEAGLAANVLWLVESSYPVYDGKSPGLSIAAWAQYVLDNFATVEEAVRALEKNPFTIVTDNVPGEERLATLHLSLSDGSGDSAIVEYIDGKQVIHHGRQYQVMTNSPTFDHQLALNEYWTQIGGTVMLPGTNRASDRFARASFYANAIPKSENPVEAIASVFSVIRNVSVPYGITTPDQPNISSTRWRTVIDHKRKLYFFESALTPNIFWIDLTKLDLSKETGTVKKLDLGPNQIHIYSGMANDSLKEAPPFKFLGL; encoded by the coding sequence ATGCGCCCGAAGACCCTGCCGCTTTTCTCTGCCTTCACCGCCGCCATGTTTTCCATCGCCACGCTCACCACGTCAGTTGCGGAAGCCTGCACGCGTTTCGTTTATCTGGGCGAAAATAATCAGGTGATGACGGCCCGTTCGATGGACTGGAAAACGGATGTGGGGACAAATATCTGGGCTTTCCCCCGCGGCATGGAACGTTCCGGTGAGGCCGGTCCGAATTCCATAAAATGGACGTCGAAATATGGCAGCGTCATTGCATCGGGTTACGACATTTCCACGACGGACGGCATGAACGAGGCAGGCCTGGCGGCCAACGTTCTCTGGCTCGTTGAGTCGAGTTATCCCGTCTATGACGGGAAATCTCCGGGCTTGTCTATCGCAGCATGGGCGCAATATGTACTCGACAATTTCGCGACCGTGGAGGAAGCGGTGCGTGCGCTCGAGAAAAACCCGTTCACGATCGTGACTGATAATGTCCCCGGCGAAGAGCGTCTGGCGACACTGCATCTATCGCTCTCCGATGGGAGTGGCGACAGTGCGATCGTTGAATATATCGATGGCAAGCAGGTCATCCATCACGGCCGCCAGTATCAGGTGATGACCAATTCGCCGACTTTCGACCATCAGTTGGCATTGAACGAATACTGGACGCAGATCGGCGGCACCGTCATGCTGCCGGGCACGAACCGCGCGTCCGACCGTTTCGCCCGCGCATCCTTTTACGCAAACGCAATACCCAAAAGCGAAAACCCGGTCGAAGCCATCGCAAGCGTGTTCAGTGTCATCCGCAACGTCTCCGTTCCTTACGGCATCACGACCCCGGACCAGCCCAACATATCCTCCACGCGCTGGCGCACGGTGATCGATCACAAGCGCAAGCTGTATTTCTTCGAATCCGCGCTGACACCGAATATTTTCTGGATTGACCTGACGAAGCTCGATCTTTCCAAAGAGACGGGTACGGTGAAGAAACTCGACCTCGGCCCCAATCAGATCCATATCTATTCCGGCATGGCGAATGACAGCCTGAAGGAGGCTCCACCTTTCAAATTCCTGGGGCTTTGA
- the traA gene encoding Ti-type conjugative transfer relaxase TraA, with amino-acid sequence MAIYHLSTKPVSRSSGRSAVASAAYRCAVLLTNHRDGLVHDFTRKEGVEHKEIVLPDGLSAEWALDRSALWNAAEFAEKRKDARVAREFEIALPHELSPEGRLKAARAFAQDLANRYGAAVDFAIHSPSEHGDIRNYHAHVLMTTRQLGKTRLGEKTYLEHKNARLLANGMATTDMQLRDIRQAWEGIANRQLQREDLDVRIDHRSHVERGLELSPTEHMGVHASQMQQQGMAVERGRLDDEAARQNAELIRQKPEQVLTLISHEKSVFDRHDIAKTLHRYINDDAQMFRNAFAAVMASPALVELQAEHIDPETGDVSNARYSTRDMIDLELAMARSAERLHKAQSHGVDHRHVERAMERQDRSLRTSSGGMVAASDPSAGLSDEQRQAIEHITGRERIAAVVGFAGAGKSTMLAAAREAWEAEGYQVHGAALSGKAAEGLEESSGIESRTLASWSYSWDHGRDLIGNSDVFVIDEAGMVGSRQLARFIGEAEERGAKIVLVGDHEQLQAIGAGAPFRAIAEQIGHVELSDIRRQRHDWQREASVAFATHKTAEGLAAYRDHGDIHLAESRDAAMAEIVRDYVADSERRADGSRVAMAHRRADVRALNTAIRSELQNRQRIERGHGENVGADRGDRGDVEDRGNSENVGELTFQTSNGKRAFALGDRIIFLENNRDLGVKNGMLGTVEHVEKGRIVARLDGRGGDSVSIATDSYQAIDHGYATTIHKNQGATVDRAFVLASSTMDRHLAYVAMTRHRHSVQLYADITEFSNAGRLVDHGVAPYEHNPQSRENYFVTLENDKGDQRTVWGVDLKRAMRDASPKIGDRIGLQHEGATPVTLPDGTKAERNAWRVVKGDELAYQKLASRLSRSGAKETTLDYISDFAERRGIASDRWIASDQGIAGDQEIADHLGLRSEIELASAQNARREVLSRAAHLQLDQQDRPSERQQVDEERAGDLPGPAHRENPRNPVARDIDDGRRDDRTEDNKGYRRIRWSDLMSQGGAFPAPTETVGQQSSLEPGKPAPLVPAITRYESSIEQVAQIRAMSVIEQQFDTVESLVRHVFRDPAEVAARLRTAMTEKEGNGKIMAKAMAEQPERFGELRGKSGLFGYSRERKEALQYARSLAAHIGHVSEAWERRLGEERQSEQWQRDKRDVIEVPGLTPRSAEIISQVEKMPVERRSKFIKELRSSPEGRTALDEATLVAEALTRRFGSSDPRRFAEELTARPELAKQAEQIEAIARMVYRTRHAELSHDHTLKQQMNRSRGLGWSR; translated from the coding sequence TTGGCGATTTATCATCTCAGCACCAAACCTGTCTCGCGCTCATCCGGCCGAAGTGCTGTGGCATCTGCCGCCTATCGTTGCGCGGTTCTTCTTACCAATCACCGCGATGGGCTCGTGCATGACTTCACCCGCAAAGAGGGCGTGGAGCATAAGGAGATCGTGTTGCCGGACGGTCTTTCTGCCGAATGGGCTTTGGATCGTTCGGCGTTGTGGAATGCCGCCGAGTTCGCAGAAAAGCGAAAAGACGCCCGCGTCGCCCGCGAATTCGAAATCGCCCTTCCGCATGAGCTGTCGCCAGAAGGGCGACTGAAGGCTGCACGCGCCTTTGCCCAGGATCTGGCAAACCGCTATGGCGCAGCCGTGGATTTTGCCATCCATTCGCCAAGCGAGCATGGTGATATCAGGAACTACCATGCGCATGTGCTGATGACGACGCGACAGCTTGGCAAAACCCGTCTTGGCGAGAAAACGTATCTTGAGCACAAGAACGCACGGCTGCTGGCAAATGGTATGGCGACGACCGACATGCAGCTTCGCGATATCCGGCAGGCCTGGGAAGGCATCGCCAACCGCCAGCTTCAGCGCGAAGACCTGGACGTTCGCATCGATCACCGGTCACATGTGGAGCGCGGTCTCGAGTTGTCGCCAACCGAGCACATGGGCGTGCATGCCTCGCAGATGCAGCAGCAAGGAATGGCAGTCGAGCGCGGCCGGCTGGATGACGAGGCGGCACGCCAAAATGCCGAACTGATCCGGCAAAAACCGGAGCAGGTTTTGACGCTGATCAGCCATGAGAAGAGCGTGTTCGACCGGCACGATATTGCCAAAACCCTGCATCGCTACATCAACGATGACGCCCAAATGTTCCGGAACGCCTTTGCCGCTGTGATGGCGTCGCCAGCGCTTGTCGAACTCCAGGCTGAGCACATCGATCCTGAGACGGGCGACGTCTCCAATGCGCGCTATTCGACGCGGGACATGATCGACCTGGAACTCGCAATGGCGCGATCGGCGGAGCGGCTGCATAAGGCGCAGTCCCATGGCGTCGATCATCGCCATGTCGAGCGTGCCATGGAGAGGCAGGATCGCTCTCTTCGGACAAGCTCTGGCGGAATGGTGGCTGCGAGCGATCCGTCGGCGGGATTGTCGGACGAACAGCGTCAGGCGATCGAGCATATTACCGGGCGAGAACGCATCGCCGCCGTGGTCGGTTTTGCCGGTGCTGGAAAGTCCACCATGCTGGCAGCCGCGCGCGAGGCCTGGGAGGCTGAAGGTTATCAGGTCCATGGGGCGGCACTTAGCGGAAAGGCAGCCGAGGGTCTTGAGGAAAGTTCCGGCATAGAGAGCCGGACTCTGGCGTCATGGTCTTACAGCTGGGACCATGGCCGGGATCTGATCGGCAACAGCGACGTGTTCGTCATCGACGAGGCCGGCATGGTCGGAAGCCGGCAGCTTGCCCGGTTCATCGGCGAGGCCGAAGAGCGTGGCGCAAAGATTGTTCTCGTCGGCGACCATGAGCAGCTTCAGGCAATCGGAGCCGGTGCCCCCTTCAGGGCGATTGCCGAGCAGATCGGCCATGTCGAGCTTTCCGACATTCGCCGCCAGCGCCATGATTGGCAGAGAGAAGCATCGGTTGCCTTTGCGACCCACAAGACAGCGGAGGGCCTGGCCGCCTATCGGGATCACGGCGATATCCACCTTGCGGAAAGCCGCGACGCGGCGATGGCAGAGATCGTGCGTGATTATGTTGCCGATAGTGAGCGGCGTGCCGATGGCAGCCGGGTTGCCATGGCGCATCGTCGCGCCGATGTGCGAGCCCTCAATACCGCTATCCGCTCCGAACTTCAGAACCGGCAAAGGATCGAGCGCGGCCACGGGGAGAACGTCGGTGCGGACCGAGGAGACCGTGGGGATGTTGAGGACCGTGGGAACAGTGAGAATGTTGGAGAACTCACCTTCCAGACCAGTAACGGCAAACGCGCTTTCGCTCTTGGTGACCGGATCATCTTCCTCGAAAACAACCGCGACCTCGGCGTCAAAAACGGCATGCTTGGCACCGTCGAGCATGTCGAGAAGGGTCGGATCGTTGCCCGGCTCGATGGTCGAGGCGGCGACAGTGTCAGCATTGCCACGGACAGCTACCAGGCGATCGACCACGGTTATGCGACGACGATCCATAAAAACCAGGGCGCGACGGTCGATCGCGCCTTTGTGCTGGCGTCCAGCACCATGGACCGGCATCTGGCCTATGTCGCCATGACAAGGCATCGCCACAGCGTGCAGCTCTATGCCGACATCACGGAGTTCAGCAATGCGGGCCGGCTGGTTGATCACGGCGTAGCGCCCTACGAGCATAATCCGCAGTCCCGGGAAAACTATTTTGTGACGCTGGAGAATGACAAGGGCGATCAGCGCACGGTGTGGGGCGTCGACCTCAAGCGGGCCATGCGAGATGCATCACCTAAGATCGGTGACAGGATCGGACTGCAGCATGAAGGCGCCACGCCTGTCACGCTTCCGGACGGTACAAAGGCCGAGCGAAATGCCTGGCGTGTCGTCAAGGGTGATGAACTCGCCTACCAAAAGCTGGCAAGCCGCCTGTCGCGTTCCGGCGCCAAGGAAACCACGCTGGATTACATCAGCGACTTTGCCGAGCGGCGCGGGATCGCCAGCGACCGTTGGATCGCAAGCGACCAGGGGATCGCAGGCGACCAAGAAATCGCGGATCACCTCGGGCTCAGAAGCGAGATTGAACTTGCTTCCGCCCAAAATGCGCGTCGAGAGGTCCTGTCCCGTGCGGCCCATCTGCAACTCGATCAGCAGGACCGGCCATCAGAGCGTCAGCAGGTTGACGAGGAACGTGCCGGCGATCTGCCCGGTCCTGCTCACCGCGAAAATCCTCGCAATCCGGTCGCCCGAGATATCGATGACGGACGGCGGGACGACCGGACAGAGGACAATAAAGGTTATCGCCGCATCAGGTGGTCCGACCTCATGTCGCAAGGCGGCGCCTTCCCTGCCCCCACAGAAACTGTCGGCCAGCAATCGTCACTGGAACCCGGTAAGCCAGCTCCGCTTGTGCCAGCAATCACCCGTTACGAAAGCAGCATCGAACAGGTGGCACAGATCAGGGCGATGTCCGTTATCGAGCAGCAATTCGATACGGTCGAATCTCTGGTGCGGCACGTGTTCCGTGATCCGGCCGAGGTCGCCGCAAGATTGCGCACCGCGATGACCGAGAAGGAAGGCAATGGCAAGATCATGGCGAAGGCCATGGCAGAGCAACCAGAGCGCTTCGGGGAGCTACGTGGCAAGTCAGGTCTGTTCGGATACAGCAGGGAGCGGAAGGAGGCGTTGCAATATGCCAGGTCTCTCGCTGCCCATATCGGCCATGTCTCCGAGGCATGGGAGCGCAGGCTTGGCGAAGAACGTCAAAGCGAACAGTGGCAGCGCGACAAGCGTGACGTGATCGAAGTGCCTGGACTCACGCCGCGTAGCGCCGAAATCATCAGCCAGGTGGAGAAAATGCCGGTCGAGAGGCGAAGCAAGTTCATCAAAGAGCTGCGATCATCGCCTGAGGGCCGGACCGCGCTTGATGAGGCCACGCTGGTGGCCGAAGCACTCACCCGGCGCTTTGGTAGTTCTGATCCTCGCAGGTTCGCCGAAGAGCTTACAGCACGTCCCGAGCTCGCAAAACAGGCCGAGCAGATCGAGGCAATCGCACGCATGGTGTATCGTACACGGCATGCCGAGCTTAGTCATGACCATACGCTGAAACAGCAAATGAACCGGTCTCGCGGGCTTGGATGGAGCCGTTAG
- a CDS encoding nucleotidyltransferase and HEPN domain-containing protein, with amino-acid sequence MKTSLEHLPERKQRELARVVGIIQEEFADLVERSKSDAKKDGRIFKIILFGSYARGTWVDEPHTSKGYRSDFDILVIVSNKELADPKYWDKATDRLMWDKEIETPVGLIVHGAREISNFLRDGQYFFVDLAREGVVLYEFDDRPLAEAKPLSPSDALRVAEEHFSTQLNSAKFFRELALYSITHDQRNHAAFNLHQAVETAYNCYLLTLTNYSPASHNLKFLRGLSEGRDHRLIDIWPRDRQRFTTWYNILNEAYVKARYSKRFEVSEEALTWLQERTAELHKLVETLCREHIEKLKQAAGQAAD; translated from the coding sequence ATGAAGACCAGCCTTGAACACCTGCCGGAACGAAAGCAACGCGAGCTTGCGCGCGTCGTCGGAATTATCCAGGAAGAGTTTGCTGATCTGGTCGAGCGCTCGAAGTCTGACGCCAAGAAGGATGGACGGATTTTCAAAATCATTCTGTTCGGTTCTTACGCGCGCGGCACCTGGGTGGATGAACCGCATACGTCGAAAGGCTATCGCTCGGATTTCGATATTCTCGTCATCGTCAGCAACAAGGAACTGGCCGATCCCAAATACTGGGACAAGGCGACAGACCGGCTGATGTGGGACAAGGAGATCGAGACGCCCGTTGGTCTCATCGTGCATGGCGCTCGCGAGATCAGTAATTTTTTACGTGATGGCCAGTACTTCTTCGTCGACCTCGCCCGCGAAGGTGTTGTTCTTTACGAATTCGACGACAGGCCGCTGGCTGAAGCGAAACCGCTCAGCCCTTCCGATGCACTCAGGGTGGCCGAGGAGCATTTCAGTACCCAGCTTAATAGCGCCAAATTCTTTCGTGAACTCGCTCTATATTCTATCACCCATGATCAGCGAAATCACGCGGCTTTCAATCTTCATCAGGCGGTCGAGACGGCTTACAACTGCTACCTGCTGACACTGACAAACTATTCGCCCGCGTCGCACAATCTCAAATTCCTGCGTGGACTTTCCGAAGGTCGTGACCACCGTCTGATTGACATCTGGCCGCGCGACCGTCAGCGATTTACCACGTGGTACAACATCCTGAATGAGGCCTACGTCAAGGCACGCTATTCGAAGCGTTTCGAGGTTTCCGAAGAGGCGCTGACATGGCTTCAGGAGCGGACGGCGGAACTTCACAAGCTGGTTGAGACGCTCTGCCGTGAGCACATCGAAAAGCTCAAACAGGCCGCGGGACAAGCCGCCGACTGA
- a CDS encoding mobilization protein translates to MARKTIEQRLAELDAQRSALKARLSKTERNNDMRRKVLIGSLVLRYLETSDDQEFSKQLGEWLRRELPGFLARDNDKTLFADMIGPALPGTGEGGDSGQGAP, encoded by the coding sequence GTGGCAAGGAAAACCATCGAACAGCGCCTGGCTGAACTGGATGCCCAACGGTCCGCGCTCAAGGCCCGTCTTTCGAAAACCGAGCGCAACAACGATATGCGTCGCAAGGTCCTGATCGGCTCACTCGTTCTGCGTTACCTCGAAACCTCGGATGATCAGGAGTTCAGCAAACAACTCGGTGAATGGCTGCGTCGCGAACTGCCGGGCTTTCTGGCACGCGACAATGACAAGACGCTGTTTGCCGACATGATCGGACCAGCACTGCCGGGAACGGGAGAGGGTGGCGACAGTGGGCAGGGTGCTCCATGA
- a CDS encoding type IV secretory system conjugative DNA transfer family protein, with the protein MNRLRLARHAFKNMMQAAARDPLWAVLSLLAMPFRIWKQLAGFLFILIIVTFVIGMGGGHFLEQTGFERGSLVHIIPGLLTLPALAVITFWFITTPLILHFGENDDETHGSARFATDKEVAALTASGSGFLIGRDTKTAKPLRYDGPAHLLTMAPTRTGKGVGTIIPNLLTAGRSVICVDPKGENARITGRARQKFGPVHVLDPFAVTGRPSAAFNPLAMLDPQNLDVAEDASALADALVFDEPGMAGEAHWNEEAKALIAGLLLEIAAAEPLRRRHLATLRDYLTLAPERFAALLKRMQDSDAASGLVARAANRHLGKSDREAAGVLSAAQRHTHFLDSPRMTTVLSRSDFRFADLKRNNMTVFLVLPPDRLSTYSRWLRLLVSQSLLEMARDPAKPAAPVLYLLDEFASLGHLAPIERAMGLMAGYGVQLWLILQDIHQLRATYGHRAGTFLSNAGVLQVFGVNDHDSARLISDLLGQETVVFQTMARALDSDKTGISYSQQHTGRPLLTPDEVRNLPANGQVLFLAGQRPVFAQKLAYFADPEFREMFDRV; encoded by the coding sequence ATGAACCGATTGCGACTTGCCCGGCATGCATTTAAAAACATGATGCAAGCCGCCGCGCGGGATCCGCTTTGGGCGGTCCTATCTTTGCTTGCCATGCCCTTCCGGATATGGAAACAGCTCGCCGGATTTCTCTTCATCCTTATTATCGTCACGTTTGTGATCGGCATGGGTGGCGGTCATTTCCTCGAGCAAACGGGTTTCGAGCGGGGCTCGCTTGTCCACATCATCCCAGGTCTCTTAACCCTGCCGGCGCTTGCCGTTATCACCTTCTGGTTCATCACCACTCCACTGATTTTGCATTTCGGGGAGAATGACGATGAGACCCATGGCTCCGCTCGCTTCGCGACAGACAAGGAGGTAGCGGCTCTTACCGCGTCCGGCTCCGGCTTCCTGATCGGTCGTGATACGAAAACGGCCAAGCCTCTGCGCTATGATGGCCCGGCCCATCTCCTCACCATGGCGCCGACCCGTACCGGCAAGGGCGTGGGTACCATCATCCCAAACCTGCTGACCGCCGGCCGTTCGGTGATCTGCGTTGATCCAAAAGGCGAGAATGCAAGGATCACCGGCCGTGCCCGCCAAAAGTTCGGACCGGTTCATGTGCTCGATCCTTTTGCTGTTACCGGGAGACCTTCTGCAGCCTTCAATCCCCTGGCCATGCTTGATCCCCAAAACCTCGATGTCGCGGAAGACGCCAGTGCGCTTGCCGACGCTCTTGTATTCGACGAACCGGGTATGGCGGGAGAGGCGCATTGGAACGAGGAGGCAAAAGCATTGATCGCCGGATTGCTGCTCGAGATCGCTGCGGCGGAACCTTTGCGACGCCGGCATCTTGCGACACTTCGCGACTATCTCACCCTTGCTCCGGAACGGTTCGCGGCGTTGCTCAAGCGTATGCAGGACAGCGATGCGGCGAGCGGTCTTGTCGCGCGTGCCGCTAACCGCCACCTCGGAAAATCCGACCGCGAAGCCGCTGGCGTTCTGTCCGCGGCTCAACGCCATACGCATTTTCTTGATTCACCGCGCATGACGACCGTGCTCAGCCGCTCGGATTTCCGGTTTGCCGATCTCAAGCGCAACAACATGACGGTGTTCCTCGTTCTTCCGCCCGACCGCCTCTCGACCTATTCGCGCTGGCTGCGACTGCTTGTCTCGCAAAGCCTGCTCGAAATGGCCCGCGATCCGGCAAAGCCGGCGGCACCGGTTCTTTATCTGCTCGATGAGTTCGCATCGCTCGGGCATCTGGCCCCGATCGAACGTGCGATGGGTCTGATGGCGGGTTACGGTGTCCAGCTTTGGCTTATCCTTCAGGACATCCATCAGCTGCGCGCAACATATGGTCATCGCGCCGGAACCTTCCTGTCAAATGCCGGCGTGCTGCAGGTCTTCGGTGTTAACGATCATGACAGCGCCCGCCTTATTTCTGATTTGCTCGGGCAGGAAACGGTCGTGTTTCAGACGATGGCGAGAGCGCTCGATTCCGATAAGACCGGCATATCCTACAGCCAGCAGCATACCGGCCGGCCGTTACTCACCCCGGACGAGGTGCGCAACCTGCCCGCAAATGGACAAGTGCTGTTCCTGGCAGGGCAACGACCGGTTTTTGCGCAAAAACTTGCCTACTTCGCCGATCCGGAGTTCAGGGAGATGTTTGATCGCGTCTGA
- a CDS encoding bile acid:sodium symporter family protein has protein sequence MKTLAAVSAFVGKTFAAWVILFAVLGFFFPDTFKQIAPWIVTLLSIIMFGMGLTLSVDDFREVVKRPFDVTIGVLGQFLIMPLLAVLLTRIIPMPPEVAAGVILVGCCPGGTSSNVMTYLSKGDVALSVACTSVTTLAAPLVTPFLVWLFASQFLPVDGWAMFLSIVKVVLVPLALGAALQKLLPGLVKTAVPALPLVSVIGIVLIVSAVVGGSKASIVQSGMMIFAVVVLHNGLGYLLGYLAAKATGLSLAKRKAIAIEVGMQNSGLGAALATAYFSPLAAVPSAIFSVWHNISGAILANWFSGRVDAGSANKTA, from the coding sequence ATGAAAACACTGGCAGCCGTTTCGGCTTTTGTAGGCAAGACCTTTGCCGCCTGGGTCATCCTGTTTGCCGTGCTCGGCTTCTTTTTTCCGGATACGTTCAAGCAGATTGCGCCGTGGATCGTCACGCTTCTGTCGATCATCATGTTCGGGATGGGGCTCACACTTTCGGTCGATGACTTCAGGGAGGTCGTAAAAAGACCATTCGATGTGACGATCGGCGTGCTCGGCCAGTTTCTCATCATGCCGCTTCTGGCGGTGCTGCTTACCCGCATCATTCCCATGCCGCCGGAAGTCGCGGCGGGCGTCATTCTGGTCGGCTGCTGCCCGGGCGGCACGTCTTCCAATGTAATGACCTATCTCTCCAAGGGCGATGTCGCCTTGTCCGTTGCCTGCACCTCGGTCACCACGCTTGCCGCGCCGCTGGTGACGCCGTTCCTCGTTTGGCTGTTCGCGAGCCAGTTCCTGCCGGTTGACGGCTGGGCCATGTTCCTCAGCATCGTCAAGGTCGTTCTGGTTCCGCTCGCTCTCGGCGCCGCCCTGCAGAAGCTGCTGCCCGGTCTCGTCAAGACCGCCGTTCCGGCGTTGCCGCTCGTCAGCGTCATCGGCATCGTCCTCATCGTTTCGGCGGTCGTGGGAGGATCCAAGGCGTCCATCGTCCAGTCCGGGATGATGATTTTTGCCGTCGTGGTTCTGCACAATGGCCTTGGCTATCTGCTCGGTTACCTCGCGGCAAAGGCAACGGGCCTGTCGCTTGCCAAGCGCAAGGCCATTGCGATAGAGGTCGGCATGCAGAATTCGGGCCTTGGTGCAGCACTTGCCACGGCCTATTTTTCGCCTCTCGCTGCCGTTCCGAGCGCCATTTTCAGCGTCTGGCACAATATATCCGGTGCAATTCTGGCGAATTGGTTTTCGGGCCGGGTGGACGCAGGCTCTGCCAACAAAACCGCCTGA